A window of Helicobacter anatolicus contains these coding sequences:
- the era gene encoding GTPase Era, with protein sequence MKTKCGFVGVIGKPNAGKSTFLNKIVGQNIALVSHKVNATRKRMNFIVPFEDIASGEMGQIIFVDTPGLDYQEKLLNQFMLKEALRVHQESDIILFIASATDTLEGYEEFLHFNENKPHVVLLNKIDLLSQEKILAKIALYQKYQDKFLAIFPMSAKKDENFHQLLKTIHTSLPYAPFLFDSEDLTDLKLRDIYKELIRESVFNNLSDELPYESDVVVEKVIESDKIEKIFAKIFVEKESQKSMVIGSNANTIKRIGKSAREKIEHLIQKKVFLQLNVFVHKSWSKEKDKLKFFGYDID encoded by the coding sequence ATGAAAACAAAATGTGGCTTTGTTGGAGTGATTGGCAAGCCTAATGCAGGCAAAAGTACATTTTTAAATAAAATTGTAGGACAAAATATTGCTTTAGTTTCACATAAGGTTAATGCAACTAGAAAAAGAATGAATTTTATTGTTCCTTTTGAGGATATTGCTAGTGGTGAGATGGGGCAGATTATTTTTGTTGATACTCCCGGATTAGATTATCAAGAAAAACTTTTAAATCAATTTATGCTTAAAGAAGCTTTAAGGGTTCATCAAGAAAGTGATATAATTTTATTCATCGCTAGTGCTACAGATACTCTTGAAGGCTACGAGGAATTTTTGCATTTCAATGAAAATAAGCCCCATGTTGTTTTATTGAATAAAATAGATTTGCTTTCTCAGGAAAAAATTTTAGCAAAAATTGCTTTATACCAAAAATATCAGGATAAATTTTTAGCAATTTTTCCAATGAGCGCAAAAAAAGATGAGAATTTTCATCAACTTTTAAAAACGATACATACTTCCTTGCCTTATGCACCTTTTTTGTTTGATTCTGAAGATTTGACAGATCTAAAGTTAAGAGATATTTATAAAGAATTGATACGCGAGAGTGTTTTTAATAATCTTAGTGACGAGCTTCCTTATGAGAGTGATGTTGTCGTGGAAAAAGTTATAGAAAGTGATAAAATAGAAAAAATTTTTGCTAAAATTTTTGTTGAAAAGGAAAGCCAAAAATCCATGGTAATTGGTAGTAATGCAAATACGATTAAGAGAATCGGGAAGAGTGCTAGAGAAAAAATTGAGCACCTTATTCAAAAAAAAGTTTTTCTTCAATTAAATGTTTTTGTTCACAAATCTTGGAGTAAAGAGAAGGATAAGCTAAAGTTTTTTGGCTATGATATTGATTAA
- a CDS encoding tetrahydrodipicolinate N-succinyltransferase N-terminal domain-containing protein, which produces MNNFKKFVEDHAKSAKKIIGFGIARVDLGEENNVLCATYPVLNWEENFGSYAVFDTCKNEAKLISQSEDEAVYSVTLDFINKALELFSPFLPEAFRDSNSHKNIQTLLELKKILELPLEAQVDFRLVFLYEDHKCQSVETAYMKLLALSLGKAALRSLCLDGIFGLLSNVAWSGNKPYELEYLRNNEISLKLSGKYPHIDFVDKFPRYLMQVIPQYDNIRILDTAKTRFGAYLGRGGYTQMPGASYVNFNAGVEGACMNEGRISSSVIVGEGSDIGGGASILGVLSGGNSEPISIGRNCLLGVNSSTGISLGDGCIVDGGIAVLAGTIFEITQEEAQKIKDNNPDFCIKDNNLYKGKELSKVHGIHFRQDSKTGKMIAFRSNREITLNKDLH; this is translated from the coding sequence ATGAATAATTTTAAAAAATTTGTGGAAGATCATGCAAAAAGTGCCAAAAAAATTATAGGGTTTGGGATTGCAAGAGTAGATCTTGGTGAAGAAAATAATGTCTTGTGCGCAACTTATCCCGTATTGAATTGGGAAGAAAATTTTGGGAGTTATGCAGTTTTTGATACTTGTAAAAATGAAGCAAAATTAATTTCTCAATCTGAGGATGAGGCGGTATATAGTGTTACTTTGGATTTTATTAACAAAGCTTTAGAGCTTTTTAGTCCTTTCTTACCAGAGGCTTTTAGAGATAGTAATAGTCATAAAAATATTCAAACTCTCTTAGAGCTTAAAAAAATTTTAGAATTACCCTTAGAAGCTCAAGTAGATTTTCGTTTGGTTTTTCTCTATGAAGATCATAAATGTCAAAGTGTGGAAACTGCATATATGAAACTTTTAGCACTTTCGCTTGGTAAAGCAGCACTTCGTAGTTTGTGTCTTGATGGAATTTTTGGTTTATTGAGTAATGTAGCTTGGAGTGGTAATAAACCTTATGAGTTGGAATATTTGCGTAATAATGAAATTAGTCTTAAACTTTCTGGTAAATATCCGCATATTGATTTTGTTGATAAATTTCCTCGTTATTTAATGCAAGTGATTCCACAATATGACAATATTCGTATTCTTGACACTGCAAAAACACGATTTGGTGCTTATCTTGGTAGGGGTGGGTATACACAAATGCCGGGGGCTAGTTATGTAAATTTTAATGCTGGTGTGGAGGGAGCTTGTATGAATGAGGGGCGTATTTCTTCATCTGTAATTGTAGGTGAGGGTAGCGATATTGGTGGTGGTGCAAGTATTCTTGGGGTTTTGAGTGGTGGAAATTCTGAGCCTATTAGTATTGGTAGAAATTGTCTTTTGGGTGTAAATAGCTCTACGGGTATTAGTCTTGGAGATGGTTGTATTGTTGATGGAGGAATTGCAGTTTTAGCGGGTACAATTTTTGAGATTACACAGGAAGAAGCACAAAAAATTAAAGATAATAATCCAGATTTTTGTATTAAAGATAATAATCTTTATAAAGGTAAGGAGCTTTCTAAGGTTCATGGAATTCATTTTAGACAGGATAGTAAAACTGGAAAAATGATTGCCTTTAGGAGTAATCGTGAAATTACATTGAATAAAGATTTGCATTAA
- a CDS encoding L,D-transpeptidase Cds6 family protein codes for MIKKIFSVLVASALGVGIENNLTEIIQNYRYHGIESTQKILEKMLTKEKFWLEALQNQDTDFGYYEGTHFLFLSDKNTTELFLYRIENGHLTQLNKVSTIVGIGEGAKKIEGDKITPIGVYSFVDRLDKLDQYYGPMAFVTNYPNIYDRILKRTGSGIWLHGLPLNGNREEKNTKGCIAVENNIIHDFNKTINYEKTLLISYENSFPKVEKSDLAAILAMLYRWKEAWSNNDIKTYLSFYDAGFRKSDGMALKRFSEYKTRIFAKKEDKHISFSYIDISPYPNVENKKLFRVSFIQHYKAYKNKAVTYTSNDSKELYVEIKNNSPLIMIEK; via the coding sequence ATGATAAAAAAAATTTTTTCAGTCTTAGTGGCAAGTGCATTGGGGGTTGGTATAGAAAACAATTTGACTGAAATTATTCAGAATTATCGTTATCACGGAATTGAATCTACACAAAAAATATTAGAAAAAATGTTGACCAAAGAAAAATTTTGGTTAGAGGCATTGCAAAATCAAGATACAGATTTTGGATATTATGAAGGTACGCATTTTTTGTTTTTGTCTGATAAGAATACTACAGAACTATTTCTTTATAGGATTGAAAATGGTCATTTAACTCAGCTTAATAAAGTAAGTACTATTGTAGGTATTGGTGAAGGTGCCAAAAAAATTGAAGGAGATAAGATTACACCCATTGGTGTATATAGTTTTGTAGATCGTTTAGATAAACTTGATCAATACTATGGTCCCATGGCGTTTGTAACTAATTATCCAAATATATATGATCGAATATTAAAGCGTACAGGTTCTGGAATTTGGCTTCATGGTCTACCACTCAATGGAAATCGAGAAGAAAAAAATACCAAGGGATGTATCGCAGTAGAAAATAATATCATACATGATTTTAATAAAACGATTAATTATGAGAAAACGCTACTGATTTCTTATGAAAATTCCTTTCCTAAAGTTGAAAAGAGCGATTTGGCAGCAATATTGGCGATGCTTTATCGATGGAAAGAAGCTTGGAGCAATAATGATATTAAGACATATTTAAGTTTTTATGATGCTGGATTTAGAAAGTCTGATGGCATGGCACTAAAGCGTTTTTCAGAATATAAGACACGCATTTTTGCGAAAAAAGAAGACAAGCATATTTCTTTTTCTTATATAGATATTTCTCCTTATCCTAATGTTGAAAATAAAAAACTTTTTAGAGTGAGTTTTATACAGCATTATAAGGCCTATAAAAATAAAGCGGTTACATATACTTCTAATGATTCTAAGGAATTGTATGTAGAGATTAAAAATAATTCTCCATTAATTATGATTGAAAAATAA
- a CDS encoding OmpP1/FadL family transporter: MKPRIYLPKKISFYFLLFFHISYAGGFKVQEQSLNGTALNSAYVAGARGADASYYNPANMGFSNDWGENKSEFELATSLLQIPGFDFQVPTTNQGLYSQTNIKYQDTSKKCDWWNFVCLGALAAVNAFAPKQVDIEHSKPDSQIVNGSTGTTNFILPKFFYKSRTKSGFTFGASFVASSGLAMQWKDKGGEFLQDVFIMMVEFSPSLSYTIKDRFSIGIGPRIMYAMGSFNNVVYVPMQWKNGQKPSGTSPTCTDPKNSCIALTGADLDAIGIDNIPSELMNESAKDALKAVIKLGIFNNLDDIVDTSTTTMHGTTKVYQKSEGKDLSAGYRISASLRVFDNGMFSVVYNSSVPFNMQGTLEATSYVGGAMGNVLTKTNLNIAVNMPEILTLSYAHDFFNHRLRVEGVYERTFWAKGPNFLVTPDFENAEYIGLSGMVKHFTSEKLKSMVGLADFSGVSNMGAGWRDTNTFRLGITYQEKNFRLMGSVAYDEAPSPQDKIGIPDSNGYMFALGGKYKFRDFVLGLAYSLTIKDNRTSLYQQAANLGQFRILTASLEYHW; the protein is encoded by the coding sequence ATAAAACCAAGGATTTATTTGCCCAAAAAAATATCTTTTTATTTTCTACTTTTCTTTCATATTTCTTATGCTGGCGGATTTAAAGTACAAGAGCAATCTCTTAATGGCACTGCACTAAATTCTGCTTATGTTGCGGGAGCTAGAGGAGCAGATGCAAGTTATTATAACCCCGCTAATATGGGATTTAGCAATGACTGGGGAGAAAATAAAAGCGAATTTGAACTTGCCACTTCTTTGTTGCAAATTCCTGGTTTTGATTTTCAAGTGCCTACAACAAACCAAGGTCTATATTCCCAAACAAACATCAAGTATCAGGACACTTCAAAAAAATGTGATTGGTGGAATTTTGTCTGTCTAGGAGCGCTTGCTGCGGTAAATGCCTTTGCTCCAAAACAAGTAGATATTGAGCACTCCAAACCTGATTCTCAAATTGTTAATGGCTCCACAGGAACAACAAATTTTATTCTTCCAAAATTCTTTTATAAAAGTCGCACAAAAAGTGGCTTTACCTTTGGTGCAAGCTTTGTGGCAAGTTCAGGTCTTGCGATGCAATGGAAAGACAAGGGGGGAGAATTTTTACAAGATGTTTTTATTATGATGGTGGAATTCTCTCCATCTCTAAGCTATACCATTAAGGATCGTTTTTCTATCGGTATAGGTCCTAGAATCATGTATGCGATGGGAAGTTTTAACAATGTTGTTTATGTCCCCATGCAATGGAAAAATGGTCAAAAACCTAGCGGTACAAGCCCAACTTGTACAGATCCTAAAAACTCTTGTATTGCATTAACAGGCGCAGATCTAGATGCAATTGGAATTGATAATATTCCAAGCGAATTGATGAATGAAAGTGCAAAAGATGCCTTAAAAGCTGTTATTAAATTAGGTATCTTTAATAATCTTGATGATATTGTAGATACTTCCACCACTACAATGCATGGAACTACAAAAGTTTATCAAAAATCAGAAGGCAAGGATCTTTCAGCAGGATATCGCATAAGCGCTAGTCTTAGAGTATTTGACAATGGTATGTTTTCAGTAGTTTATAATTCCTCAGTTCCTTTTAATATGCAAGGTACACTAGAAGCTACAAGCTATGTAGGCGGTGCTATGGGAAATGTACTCACGAAAACAAACTTAAATATCGCAGTAAATATGCCTGAGATTCTTACACTTTCTTATGCTCATGATTTTTTTAATCATAGACTAAGGGTTGAAGGGGTTTATGAACGCACTTTTTGGGCAAAAGGACCAAACTTCCTAGTAACACCAGATTTTGAAAATGCGGAATATATCGGACTTAGTGGCATGGTAAAACATTTTACTTCCGAAAAACTCAAAAGCATGGTAGGATTGGCAGATTTTTCTGGGGTGAGCAATATGGGTGCAGGTTGGAGAGATACAAATACTTTTAGACTGGGAATAACCTATCAAGAAAAAAATTTCCGCCTTATGGGTAGTGTTGCTTATGATGAAGCCCCAAGTCCACAAGATAAAATAGGAATTCCTGATTCCAATGGCTATATGTTTGCTCTAGGTGGAAAATATAAATTCAGAGATTTTGTTTTAGGATTAGCTTATTCTCTCACCATTAAAGATAATCGCACAAGCCTTTATCAACAAGCAGCAAATCTTGGGCAATTTAGAATCCTCACAGCAAGTTTGGAATATCACTGGTAA
- a CDS encoding M48 family metallopeptidase: MKPTDIKIHQNSKRKNICLKITPDMVLHLYLPLNYHNKKIEKILEESTPWITKTIQKLAAQQESYAKILQNHNNEILAFGTWSKKEDYLTNQDIKIALLQYITSTIAYYAPLMQVTPQKIKIRNNKKVLGSCSYENNLNFSILLFFAPKLLIDYVIIHELAHIKHKNHSKAFWDFVGEFCKNYKEKRNQIKQNLRFYQMLYEKYFSLSSNTLL; encoded by the coding sequence ATGAAACCTACAGATATAAAAATCCACCAAAACTCCAAAAGAAAAAATATTTGTCTCAAAATTACACCTGATATGGTTTTGCACCTTTATCTCCCTCTAAATTATCATAATAAAAAAATTGAAAAAATTCTTGAAGAATCCACTCCATGGATAACAAAAACAATACAAAAGCTTGCAGCACAACAAGAATCATATGCCAAAATCTTACAAAATCACAATAATGAAATTCTTGCATTTGGCACTTGGAGTAAAAAAGAAGATTATCTTACAAATCAAGATATTAAAATTGCATTATTGCAATACATAACTTCTACTATTGCGTATTATGCACCACTTATGCAAGTTACTCCTCAAAAAATTAAAATTAGAAATAATAAAAAAGTACTTGGTAGCTGTAGCTATGAAAATAATTTAAACTTTTCTATTTTATTGTTTTTTGCACCAAAATTATTAATTGATTATGTAATAATCCATGAACTTGCACACATTAAACACAAAAATCACTCAAAAGCATTTTGGGATTTTGTAGGAGAATTTTGTAAAAACTACAAAGAAAAACGCAACCAAATCAAACAAAATTTAAGATTCTATCAAATGCTTTATGAAAAATATTTCTCCCTCTCCTCTAATACTCTCCTTTAA
- the pseB gene encoding UDP-N-acetylglucosamine 4,6-dehydratase (inverting): MLDNKTILITGGTGSFGKKFVETILRDFDPKKIIIYSRDELKQYEMAQNFNHKCMRYFIGDVRDKERLKSALNGVDICIHAAALKHVPIAEYNPMECIKTNIEGASNIIDACLYNNVSHIIALSTDKAANPINLYGATKLCSDKLFIAANNIKGKTQSKFSVVRYGNVVGSRGSVVPFFQKLKNDGAKELPITDERMTRFWITLQQGVDFVIKNLKRMHGGEIFVPKIPSMRIMDLAKAIAPTLNTKIIGIRPGEKLHEIMIPKDDSHLCIEFEDFFILTPTIQFQTPIDYTITQINEKGKKVAEEFEYSSNTNTQWLDNQSLLKLLNS, encoded by the coding sequence ATGTTAGATAATAAAACTATTTTAATTACAGGTGGAACTGGTAGTTTTGGAAAAAAATTTGTAGAAACTATTTTAAGGGATTTTGATCCTAAAAAAATTATTATTTATAGTCGTGATGAACTCAAGCAATATGAAATGGCACAAAATTTCAATCATAAATGTATGCGATATTTTATTGGCGATGTTAGAGATAAAGAAAGATTAAAATCTGCATTAAATGGAGTTGATATTTGTATTCATGCCGCAGCTCTAAAACATGTCCCTATCGCAGAATACAATCCTATGGAATGCATCAAAACAAATATAGAAGGGGCAAGCAATATTATTGATGCTTGTCTTTACAATAATGTATCCCACATCATTGCACTAAGCACTGATAAGGCTGCAAATCCCATCAATCTTTATGGTGCTACAAAACTTTGTAGTGATAAACTTTTTATCGCTGCCAATAATATCAAGGGAAAAACTCAATCTAAATTCAGTGTTGTAAGATATGGCAATGTTGTGGGTAGTCGCGGTAGTGTTGTGCCATTTTTTCAAAAACTAAAAAATGATGGAGCAAAAGAACTTCCAATTACTGATGAACGCATGACAAGATTTTGGATTACACTACAACAGGGGGTGGATTTTGTTATTAAAAATCTCAAAAGAATGCATGGTGGTGAAATTTTTGTTCCCAAGATTCCTAGTATGAGGATTATGGATTTGGCAAAAGCAATTGCTCCGACACTAAATACCAAAATCATTGGAATTAGGCCTGGAGAAAAACTTCATGAAATCATGATACCAAAAGACGATTCTCATCTTTGTATAGAATTTGAAGATTTTTTTATTCTTACACCAACAATCCAGTTTCAAACTCCAATAGATTACACTATTACGCAAATTAATGAAAAGGGTAAAAAAGTAGCAGAAGAATTTGAATATAGCAGCAATACTAATACGCAATGGTTAGACAATCAATCTCTTTTAAAATTGCTAAATTCCTAA
- the hslV gene encoding ATP-dependent protease subunit HslV produces the protein MFEATTILGYKGEFEGKKYAIIGGDGQVTFGNCVLKNNAVKIRKLYNNKILSGFAGSTADAFTLFDMFEKILENKKGDLVRGVLDFSKAWRQDKYLRKLEAMMIVLDKENIFILSGNGDVVEPEDGKIASIGSGGNYAISAARALDRFASIHPRDLVKNALNIAGEICIYTNTNIKILELE, from the coding sequence ATGTTTGAAGCAACAACGATTCTGGGATATAAAGGGGAGTTTGAAGGAAAAAAATACGCAATTATTGGTGGTGATGGACAGGTTACTTTTGGGAATTGTGTTTTAAAAAATAATGCAGTTAAGATTAGAAAACTTTACAATAATAAGATATTAAGTGGCTTTGCAGGAAGTACAGCTGATGCCTTTACACTTTTTGACATGTTTGAAAAAATTTTGGAAAATAAAAAAGGAGATTTAGTAAGAGGAGTATTAGATTTTAGTAAGGCATGGAGACAGGATAAGTATTTGCGTAAACTTGAAGCTATGATGATAGTTTTGGATAAAGAAAATATTTTTATTCTTAGTGGCAATGGTGATGTTGTGGAACCAGAAGATGGAAAAATAGCTTCTATTGGTAGTGGGGGAAATTATGCAATTAGTGCAGCAAGGGCATTAGATAGATTCGCTTCCATTCATCCTAGAGATTTGGTAAAAAATGCATTAAATATTGCTGGAGAAATTTGTATTTACACAAATACTAATATTAAAATTTTGGAGTTAGAATGA
- the rplI gene encoding 50S ribosomal protein L9, with translation MKVLLLEDVKGLGKKGEVCEVKDGYGQNFLIAKGKAKHATNEVINKYKAEMKKKEEILALELAEKKQFIQTLSQVEVVIAKKVGANNALFGAITKEEIIEALQKDHNLELNKKDIEFKTAIKSLGHYEVEVKLGNGIHGTLKIEVVSQ, from the coding sequence ATGAAAGTGCTACTTTTAGAAGATGTTAAGGGATTGGGGAAAAAAGGAGAGGTTTGTGAAGTAAAAGATGGATATGGGCAAAATTTTTTGATTGCCAAGGGTAAGGCAAAGCATGCAACTAATGAAGTGATTAATAAATATAAAGCCGAAATGAAGAAAAAAGAGGAGATTTTAGCTCTAGAACTTGCGGAAAAAAAACAATTTATTCAAACACTTAGTCAAGTTGAAGTGGTGATTGCTAAAAAAGTTGGAGCAAATAATGCTTTATTTGGCGCAATTACCAAAGAAGAAATTATAGAGGCTTTGCAAAAAGATCATAATTTAGAGCTTAATAAAAAAGATATTGAATTTAAGACAGCAATCAAGAGTTTGGGGCATTATGAAGTAGAGGTAAAGTTGGGTAATGGAATCCATGGAACCTTGAAAATAGAAGTAGTATCACAATAA
- a CDS encoding tetratricopeptide repeat protein: protein MKKFFIVLALLFCIGFADEQSIDGNQGMSVQDAPKAPTIAPNPKPDERKIPLDNPSTGNSLTSPKSAKDALSFGIEAAEKGDYKSAFRFFTQACDNGNPAGCFAIGTMYMNGVGIHTNIQKAERYYQMGCSGGDPSACSSLAMIYDRKEQANANDKEKAIQLYMTACQGGDVMACNNLAYMYANGDGVQKDYFKALQYYKFACDAGSDLGCYNLGLLSNTNNVYGYDRAKLTVVDLNYIACNAGDITGCANLGWIYANGLSGAPVSYYYASHYFNIACNSGNLSSCNNLAVLYQKGLGVTQDTQRALDLFGYTCNLGYQRGCDNYRIYKQQLTGNSKKNTGPFFFPNDPKIGKIPNMGKDPRR from the coding sequence ATGAAAAAATTTTTTATCGTTTTGGCGTTGCTTTTTTGTATAGGTTTTGCTGATGAACAATCTATTGATGGAAATCAGGGAATGAGCGTGCAAGATGCACCAAAAGCACCTACTATCGCTCCAAATCCAAAGCCTGATGAGAGAAAAATACCATTAGATAATCCTTCTACAGGGAATTCTCTAACATCTCCTAAAAGCGCTAAAGATGCTTTGAGCTTTGGGATTGAAGCAGCGGAGAAAGGGGATTATAAGTCTGCTTTTAGATTTTTTACGCAAGCTTGTGATAATGGCAATCCTGCAGGGTGTTTTGCAATTGGAACGATGTATATGAATGGTGTGGGTATTCATACAAATATTCAAAAAGCTGAGCGTTATTATCAAATGGGATGTTCTGGTGGAGATCCTAGTGCTTGTTCTTCTTTGGCAATGATTTATGATCGCAAAGAACAAGCTAATGCAAATGATAAGGAAAAAGCCATACAACTTTATATGACAGCTTGTCAAGGGGGTGATGTGATGGCTTGTAATAATCTAGCATATATGTATGCGAATGGAGATGGTGTACAAAAAGATTATTTTAAAGCGTTGCAGTATTATAAATTTGCATGCGATGCGGGTAGTGATTTGGGATGTTATAATTTAGGACTTTTGAGTAATACTAATAATGTATATGGTTATGATCGCGCAAAATTAACAGTGGTGGATCTTAATTATATTGCATGTAATGCAGGGGATATTACTGGTTGTGCAAATTTAGGTTGGATTTATGCAAATGGATTAAGTGGAGCACCAGTAAGTTATTATTATGCATCTCATTATTTTAATATTGCTTGCAACTCTGGAAATTTAAGTAGTTGCAACAACCTTGCAGTGTTGTATCAAAAAGGACTTGGAGTGACGCAAGATACGCAAAGAGCACTAGATTTGTTTGGTTATACTTGTAATTTAGGTTATCAGCGTGGATGTGATAATTATCGTATTTATAAACAACAATTAACTGGTAATAGTAAGAAGAATACAGGTCCATTTTTCTTTCCTAATGATCCTAAAATAGGAAAAATACCAAATATGGGAAAAGATCCAAGACGCTAA
- the hslU gene encoding HslU--HslV peptidase ATPase subunit — MNTKDMTPREIVKYLDEYIIGQNDAKKAIAIALRNRYRRLLLDEKMREEVTPKNILMIGSTGVGKTEIARRMAKMMNLPFIKVEASKYTEVGFVGRDVESMVRDLVSASLHLVENEYKEVSQNEIQEYILNRITRVLVPPLPDSVSAEKKEEYNLSFEKMKEKVRSGTMDHIKIEIEVQKKMMDSDHGMPPELIKVQESLIKVLSKNQEKIKKEMDIKEAKIVLQEEASEYVLDQEKIKTEALRRAETSGIIFIDEIDKVAVGNNSSRQDPSKEGVQRDLLPIVEGSVVNTKYGPIKTDHILFIAAGAFHLSKPSDLIPELQGRFPIRVELDTLKEETMYQILVQTKTSIIKQYQALLKTESIDLVFEDEALRELAKLSYNANQKAEDIGARRLHTVIERVLEDISFDADLYENKEYRVSKELVQEKLENLVENTDLARYIL; from the coding sequence ATGAATACAAAAGATATGACCCCAAGAGAGATAGTAAAATATCTTGATGAATACATTATAGGTCAAAATGATGCAAAAAAAGCTATAGCTATTGCATTGAGAAATCGCTATAGAAGATTACTACTTGATGAAAAAATGCGTGAAGAAGTAACGCCAAAAAATATTCTTATGATAGGATCTACTGGAGTTGGAAAAACAGAGATTGCTCGGAGAATGGCCAAGATGATGAATTTACCATTTATTAAGGTTGAAGCGAGTAAATATACAGAAGTAGGTTTTGTGGGAAGAGATGTAGAATCTATGGTAAGAGATTTAGTATCTGCGAGCCTACACTTGGTGGAAAATGAATATAAAGAAGTTTCACAAAATGAGATTCAAGAATATATTCTCAATAGGATCACTCGTGTGTTAGTGCCACCATTGCCTGACTCTGTGAGTGCGGAAAAAAAAGAAGAATATAATTTAAGTTTTGAAAAAATGAAAGAAAAAGTAAGAAGTGGCACGATGGATCATATCAAAATAGAAATTGAAGTACAGAAAAAAATGATGGATAGCGATCATGGAATGCCACCTGAGCTTATTAAGGTTCAAGAAAGTCTTATAAAAGTTTTAAGCAAGAATCAAGAAAAAATTAAAAAAGAAATGGATATCAAAGAAGCAAAAATAGTTTTGCAAGAAGAAGCAAGTGAATATGTGCTGGATCAAGAAAAAATTAAAACTGAAGCCTTAAGACGAGCAGAAACTAGTGGAATTATTTTTATTGATGAAATCGATAAAGTAGCGGTAGGAAATAATAGCTCTAGACAAGATCCTAGCAAGGAAGGTGTGCAGAGGGATTTATTGCCTATTGTTGAAGGTAGTGTAGTGAATACAAAATATGGCCCAATTAAAACTGATCATATACTCTTTATTGCAGCAGGAGCATTTCATTTGAGTAAACCTAGTGATTTGATACCTGAATTACAAGGTAGATTTCCCATAAGAGTGGAGCTAGACACTCTAAAAGAGGAAACAATGTATCAAATTCTTGTACAAACAAAAACTTCTATTATTAAGCAATATCAAGCTTTACTAAAAACAGAGTCTATTGATCTTGTTTTTGAAGATGAGGCTTTAAGAGAACTTGCAAAACTTTCTTACAATGCAAATCAGAAGGCTGAAGATATAGGGGCTAGAAGATTGCATACTGTGATTGAGCGCGTGTTAGAAGATATTAGCTTTGATGCAGATTTATATGAAAATAAAGAATATAGGGTGAGCAAGGAGCTTGTTCAAGAAAAATTAGAAAATCTTGTAGAAAATACAGATTTAGCGAGATACATTCTTTAA